One window of the Lacerta agilis isolate rLacAgi1 chromosome 17, rLacAgi1.pri, whole genome shotgun sequence genome contains the following:
- the C17H11orf68 gene encoding UPF0696 protein C11orf68 homolog, producing the protein MSSQDDETGKEGAFAAEHLAAESMAADMDPWVVFDARKTPRAEFEEWLQTYQPSRVSRFGDPECNAEPVGWIAVYGPSFCPEAGDVVGLQEDWELLQASGRHITFDMVKELALNRRVLTGKWLMHLDSGFKVDHAWCGIARAVLDGRIGVAKVSPCCPDSERKQVICVYTDDFTNEEQVLVADAVIRTTGVKCLLSYKPDVYTYLGIYRDNRWHLCPTIYESKFDLECIPRRSCITNKVNNTEVT; encoded by the coding sequence ATGTCCAGCCAGGATGATGAGACAGGGAAGGAAGGTGCTTTTGCAGCGGAGCACCTGGCTGCCGAGTCCATGGCAGCAGATATGGACCCCTGGGTAGTTTTTGATGCTCGCAAGACTCCCCGGGCCGAATTCGAGGAGTGGCTGCAGACCTACCAACCGTCCCGCGTGTCTCGGTTTGGTGACCCTGAGTGCAATGCTGAGCCAGTGGGTTGGATAGCAGTGTACGGGCCCAGTTTCTGTCCCGAAGCTGGCGATGTGGTAGGGCTGCAGGAGGACTGGGAGCTGCTGCAAGCCAGCGGGCGCCACATCACCTTCGACATGGTCAAGGAGCTGGCGCTGAACCGGCGGGTGTTGACCGGGAAGTGGCTCATGCACCTGGATAGTGGCTTCAAGGTGGACCATGCCTGGTGTGGCATTGCCCGTGCAGTGCTTGACGGGCGCATTGGCGTGGCCAAGGTCAGCCCCTGCTGCCCTGACTCTGAGCGCAAGCAGGTCATCTGTGTATACACAGACGACTTCACAAATGAGGAGCAGGTGCTGGTGGCCGATGCTGTGATCCGCACCACGGGGGTCAAATGCTTGTTGTCCTACAAGCCTGATGTTTATACCTACTTGGGCATCTACCGAGACAACCGCTGGCACCTTTGCCCCACCATCTATGAAAGCAAGTTTGATTTGGAATGTATTCCTCGGCGTTCGTGCATCACCAACAAAGTGAACAACACGGAAGTGACTTAA
- the DRAP1 gene encoding dr1-associated corepressor — translation MNGPRALGGRSAHSCLSALIQAALGPARRAARRRRRRRRRLLGRVGRGGSFRGDPDPALCSLQARQQEEEGGGEGEGEREKEMPSKKKKYNARFPPARIKKIMQTDEEIGKVAAAVPVIISRALELFLESLLKKACHVTQSRNAKTMTTSHLKQCIELEQQFDFLKDLVASVPDMQGDTEDNLLEGEKVSRRGRKPGTGRKNGGPGKGRDPKQSGTDSEQEDDTEDSESNGEEEVSHIAPPVRPAMHLSTAPTPYLHFTSPPVPAIPLPVAAPMGTVPVAPPPAPLAPAQEDEEDYDS, via the exons atgaatggGCCTCGCGCTCTCGGGGGAAGGAGCGCCCATTCATGCCTTTCCGCTTTGATCCAGGCGGCGTTAGGACCCGCGCGGCGGGCggcgaggaggaggcggcggcggcggcggaggctgcTTGGCCGGGTCGGGCGAGGCGGCTCCTTCCGAGGTGATCCTGATCCGGCTCTTTGCTCGCTGCAGGcccggcagcaggaggaggaaggaggaggagaaggagaaggagaaagagaaaaggagatgccgagcaagaagaagaagtacaaCGCGCGCTTTCCTCCG gctcgAATCAAGAAGATAATGCAGACTGATGAGGAGATTGGCAAGGTGGCAGCGGCTGTTCCTGTGATTATCT CTCGGGCGCTGGAGCTCTTTCTAGAATCGCTACTGAAGAAGGCCTGTCACGTGACGCAGTCCAGGAATGCCAAGACCATGACCACGTCGCACTT GAAACAATGCATAGAGCTGGAGCAACAGTTTGACTTCCTGAAGGACCTCGTTGCTTCTGTGCCAGATATGCAAGGAGACACAGAGGATAACCTCCTGGAGGGGGAGAAAGTTTCCAGGAg GGGCCGGAAACCTGGCACTGGGCGAAAGAACGGCGGCCCAGGCAAAGGACGGGATCCAAAGCAATCGGGCACCGACTCGGAGCAAGAG GATGACACTGAAGACAGCGAGAGCAacggggaggaggaagtgtcCCACATCGCCCCTCCTGTGCGACCTGCCATGCATCTCTCCAC tgctCCAACACCGTATCTACATTTCACTTCCCCGCCGGTTCCCGCAATACCTCTACCTGTCGCTGCACCAATGGGGACGGTGCCAGTTGCGCCCCCACCTGCTCCACTTGCGCCAGCCCAGGAAGACGAGGAGGATTATGACTCATAG